The Acidobacteriota bacterium genome segment GAGCTGGTCTTCGGCCTGGTGTTCTACGGCCTGGCCTACCGGCGCGGCCAGCAAGAGGCGAGAGCCTGACGCAACCGACGGGCGTGTGCGAGTCGTCCACGTACCAGTCGTGCCGCGCCTCCATCAGGTGGCCCAGCCCTCTCTGCCAACATCCGTGAGACACTTCGGTTCCCTTGGATCTTTGTAGAAGAGGGCGAATTGGAGGTCCCATGTTGAAGCACAAGGCGATTACTGGCTCTCCGGGCCGCGCGCCTTCGGAGGAAGCGAAGGTCGAGCGAAGCGAGAGCCTCGCTTCCGGAGAAGGCGCGCGGCCCGCGGCCGATCCGGAGGTCGTGGCCAAGCCCCAGCGGCGGCGATTCTCCGCGGCGTACAAGGCGCGCATTCTGGCCGAGGCGGAGCGCTGCCAGCACAACGGCGAGATAGGGCGTCTGCTGC includes the following:
- a CDS encoding transposase: MLKHKAITGSPGRAPSEEAKVERSESLASGEGARPAADPEVVAKPQRRRFSAAYKARILAEAERCQHNGEIGRLLRREGLYSSHLSAWRRAQQEGALGALKGSARRRKTSPDAALEKENRRLRRENDRLKENLRKANLVI